One part of the Mariniblastus fucicola genome encodes these proteins:
- the queA gene encoding tRNA preQ1(34) S-adenosylmethionine ribosyltransferase-isomerase QueA produces the protein MPNETQPKLATSDYDYELPKDLIAQHPLRNREDARLMMVSRERDFIDHYHVRDLAELLKPGDCLVLNNTRVLPAKLVGKRTQTGGRWQGLFLESDGNGNWKLLCKTRGKMQPGETVTVTDRHGVDRATLKMIARLDDGAWAVRPEAEGDYETLLSQMGRVPLPHYIRDGNMVDADLKDYQTIYAKTAGAVAAPTAGLHLTKRLIKELIDEGIRIAQVTLHVGIGTFRPVTADDLNEHVMHYETGEINQKSVDLINQTRADGGRIVAVGTTSVRVLETAGSDGELKPWVGDTNLFIKPPYEFKVVDGLMTNFHLPRSTLLVMIRTLGGDELLKRAYAEAVDEKYRFFSYGDAMLIL, from the coding sequence ATGCCCAACGAAACCCAACCCAAACTTGCGACCTCGGACTACGACTACGAATTGCCGAAAGATCTGATCGCTCAGCATCCGCTTCGCAACCGCGAAGACGCAAGGTTGATGATGGTCAGCCGCGAACGCGACTTCATTGATCACTACCATGTTCGCGATTTGGCAGAATTATTGAAGCCCGGTGACTGCCTCGTTCTGAACAATACGCGAGTTTTGCCTGCAAAGCTGGTCGGAAAAAGAACTCAAACCGGTGGCCGATGGCAAGGTTTGTTCCTCGAGTCCGACGGAAACGGAAACTGGAAACTGCTCTGCAAGACCCGCGGAAAAATGCAGCCCGGCGAAACCGTCACGGTCACTGATCGCCACGGCGTGGATCGGGCGACGTTGAAAATGATCGCCAGGCTCGACGATGGAGCCTGGGCGGTGCGACCGGAAGCCGAAGGTGACTACGAAACGTTGTTGTCGCAAATGGGGCGCGTTCCATTGCCGCACTACATTCGCGATGGAAACATGGTCGACGCGGATTTGAAGGACTACCAAACGATCTATGCGAAAACTGCCGGCGCGGTTGCGGCTCCGACGGCCGGATTGCATTTGACGAAACGTTTGATCAAGGAGTTGATCGACGAAGGCATTCGAATCGCTCAAGTCACGCTTCATGTCGGCATCGGAACGTTTCGGCCTGTCACGGCTGATGACCTGAACGAGCACGTGATGCACTATGAAACCGGCGAGATCAACCAGAAATCAGTCGATCTGATCAACCAGACCCGTGCGGATGGCGGGCGAATCGTTGCCGTAGGAACAACGTCGGTTCGCGTGCTGGAAACCGCAGGTAGCGATGGCGAGCTCAAGCCCTGGGTTGGCGATACGAATCTGTTCATCAAGCCGCCTTACGAATTCAAGGTGGTCGACGGGCTGATGACGAACTTTCATTTGCCGCGCAGCACGTTGCTGGTGATGATCCGAACGCTCGGCGGCGACGAACTGTTGAAGCGAGCCTATGCGGAAGCCGTGGATGAAAAATATCGCTTTTTCAGCTATGGTGATGCGATGCTGATCCTCTAG
- a CDS encoding metallophosphoesterase, producing the protein MRSTAVTLAGLGVYAFGIEPRWVSVEHHELPIAGLPDSLVNTTAVQISDLHVGSRVSDSYLRAQFAYVQSLNPEFVFFTGDYLDNGSAWHLKKGLRLMEQFPRGSIGNACVLGNHDFGNGHSQVVAFAKNTKELARQFNSVGLNLLQEESVDLGGLKIAGLKDFWFGDFNPTAAAQVIGDIASHPSIVLSHNPDTVDLPIWNGYSSWILCGHTHGGQCRFPLIGAPICPVQNKRYLSGFYEIEGGHRLYINRGIGHTRRVRFMSRPEITVFKLLKG; encoded by the coding sequence GTGCGGAGCACTGCCGTAACGCTGGCTGGGCTGGGAGTGTACGCGTTCGGCATCGAACCGCGTTGGGTTTCGGTTGAGCATCATGAACTGCCCATCGCAGGCTTGCCAGATTCTTTGGTCAACACGACTGCGGTTCAAATCAGCGACTTGCATGTCGGTTCGCGAGTCAGTGACTCATATCTTCGTGCCCAATTCGCGTACGTCCAGTCGCTGAATCCTGAGTTCGTTTTCTTCACAGGAGACTATCTCGACAATGGCTCGGCCTGGCATCTGAAGAAGGGCCTGCGGTTGATGGAGCAGTTTCCTCGCGGCAGCATCGGCAACGCCTGCGTGCTGGGCAACCATGATTTCGGCAACGGGCACTCGCAAGTTGTCGCGTTTGCGAAAAACACCAAAGAGCTCGCTCGCCAATTCAACTCTGTCGGACTGAATCTGCTGCAGGAAGAATCCGTCGACCTCGGCGGGCTGAAGATCGCGGGCCTAAAAGACTTTTGGTTTGGCGACTTCAATCCGACGGCCGCAGCGCAAGTGATCGGAGACATTGCCTCGCACCCATCGATCGTCTTAAGCCACAATCCGGACACGGTCGATCTTCCAATCTGGAATGGCTACAGCAGCTGGATTCTTTGCGGGCATACGCACGGAGGTCAGTGTCGTTTTCCGTTGATCGGAGCACCGATTTGCCCGGTTCAAAACAAGAGATATCTGTCCGGTTTTTATGAGATCGAAGGCGGTCACAGGCTGTACATCAATCGAGGAATCGGCCATACCCGTCGAGTTCGATTTATGTCGCGACCAGAGATCACGGTTTTCAAACTGCTCAAGGGATAG
- a CDS encoding PEP-CTERM sorting domain-containing protein: protein MIKSQLLVRSMPLAFLAFVCVTINVDSLLADVQGSTSNNATVTIPDANVGGVPISASTITITQNEIIEQATFTIEGLSHEFAGDLVAIVRHVESDTATALFSRVGKSNPNLGVGDESNFEGDYDFSDATNNDLWAEAAIGSTDYEIRSKSDATMQNPGVYRASAGVSGAPISLNGVFAGLSTQGTWRLELSDRNSTVVGSFEEFSVDFVTAVPEPSAMGLVLAGVALLGVRRRRRQTR, encoded by the coding sequence ATGATTAAAAGCCAGTTGCTTGTCAGAAGCATGCCTCTCGCTTTCCTCGCTTTCGTGTGCGTCACGATCAACGTTGATTCCCTGCTGGCTGATGTCCAGGGTTCAACCAGCAATAACGCGACGGTTACGATCCCGGACGCAAATGTCGGCGGCGTGCCAATTTCGGCAAGCACGATCACGATCACTCAAAACGAGATCATTGAGCAGGCGACGTTCACGATCGAAGGCCTGTCTCACGAATTTGCAGGTGACTTGGTCGCAATCGTGCGGCACGTGGAATCCGACACCGCAACGGCTCTTTTTTCGCGAGTCGGGAAAAGCAACCCGAATCTTGGCGTGGGCGACGAGTCCAATTTCGAAGGCGACTACGACTTTTCGGACGCCACCAACAACGACCTGTGGGCTGAAGCCGCAATTGGTTCGACCGACTATGAGATTCGAAGCAAATCTGACGCCACGATGCAGAATCCTGGCGTCTATCGTGCATCGGCAGGTGTCAGTGGAGCACCGATTTCGCTCAACGGAGTCTTCGCCGGTTTGTCGACTCAGGGAACCTGGCGTCTTGAGCTTTCCGACCGGAATTCAACCGTGGTTGGATCGTTCGAGGAGTTCAGCGTCGACTTTGTGACGGCTGTTCCTGAACCTTCTGCGATGGGCTTGGTTTTGGCCGGAGTCGCCTTGCTGGGCGTTCGTCGGCGCAGACGTCAGACGCGTTAA
- the rpsB gene encoding 30S ribosomal protein S2, with product MSVNSLVQELIDAGVHFGHRASRWNPKMRPYIYGRKNQIHIIDIRETVRGLLRAKKFISEVASEGSLILFVGTKRQASAAVAREAERCNMPYVSERWLGGALTNFSTIRSRMSRLEELEEIRGGDKIAQYSKKAQSSLNREYRKIYRNLNGIRSMNRKPGCMIIVDPKKEKNAILEARALGITTIALIDTNCDPDMVDLPIPGNDDGIRAVEVIMSHMADAVIAGAKNVVAKNEGKDSGKRDSGKKPAAAAPTPAPAETPAAAAAEPKTEATS from the coding sequence ATGTCTGTAAATAGCCTGGTTCAGGAACTTATTGATGCCGGCGTCCACTTTGGACACCGTGCGAGTCGCTGGAACCCAAAAATGCGTCCTTACATCTATGGACGCAAAAACCAGATTCACATCATTGATATTCGCGAAACAGTTCGCGGACTTCTGCGAGCCAAAAAATTCATCTCGGAAGTCGCCAGTGAGGGAAGTCTGATTCTTTTTGTCGGCACCAAGCGTCAAGCTTCGGCTGCGGTTGCTCGCGAAGCCGAGCGTTGCAACATGCCTTACGTTAGCGAGCGTTGGCTCGGTGGCGCGTTGACCAACTTCTCGACAATTCGCTCACGAATGTCTCGTCTTGAGGAACTGGAAGAGATTCGCGGCGGCGACAAAATCGCTCAATACTCTAAGAAAGCCCAGTCGTCTTTGAATCGCGAGTATCGCAAAATCTACCGCAACCTGAACGGTATTCGATCGATGAATCGCAAGCCTGGTTGCATGATCATTGTTGATCCCAAGAAAGAAAAGAACGCGATCCTCGAAGCTCGCGCCTTGGGTATCACCACGATCGCGTTGATCGATACGAACTGCGATCCGGACATGGTCGACCTTCCGATACCCGGAAACGATGACGGTATTCGTGCTGTTGAAGTCATCATGTCTCACATGGCAGATGCTGTGATCGCCGGTGCCAAGAACGTCGTCGCGAAGAACGAAGGCAAGGACTCGGGCAAACGCGATTCGGGCAAGAAGCCTGCTGCAGCCGCTCCGACACCTGCACCGGCTGAAACACCAGCCGCCGCGGCAGCAGAGCCAAAGACCGAAGCGACCAGCTAG
- the tsf gene encoding translation elongation factor Ts codes for MSISAKDVASLRKSTGAGMMDCKEALKESGGDLDGALQWLAKKGAKVAAKRADRDATEGIVVIVGDDKKALAMALSCETDFVAKNEDFIAFANTLANLALEKGVKSAEEFASVEFDGATVAEKLVERTGKIGEKLEVSDLQVVEGDSIAQYIHAGSKIGVLVSYKDGGNSEGSQFFRSIAMHIAAMSPTAMSPDEFDIEEVKKATEALIGQITVENEDRERLGKPLKNVPQYASRLQLTPEVMAKVEEDIKEQLKTEGKPEKIWDKIVPGKVERFIADNTLFDQERCLMSQFFALDDSKTVEAAVKDFHDDAKIVEYRRVSVG; via the coding sequence ATGTCTATTTCAGCAAAAGATGTCGCCTCGCTCCGCAAGTCCACTGGAGCCGGCATGATGGACTGTAAAGAAGCACTCAAGGAATCCGGTGGAGACCTTGACGGTGCCTTGCAGTGGCTTGCCAAGAAAGGCGCAAAAGTCGCAGCCAAACGTGCTGACCGCGACGCAACAGAAGGAATCGTTGTCATCGTTGGTGATGACAAGAAAGCTCTCGCAATGGCGCTCAGCTGCGAAACTGACTTCGTGGCCAAGAACGAAGATTTCATTGCGTTCGCCAACACGCTCGCCAATCTGGCTCTCGAAAAAGGCGTCAAGTCGGCAGAAGAATTCGCGTCAGTCGAATTCGATGGCGCGACTGTCGCTGAAAAGCTTGTTGAGCGAACTGGCAAGATCGGTGAGAAGCTTGAAGTTTCAGACCTGCAAGTTGTCGAAGGCGATTCGATCGCTCAGTACATCCACGCCGGCAGCAAAATCGGTGTTCTTGTTTCGTACAAGGACGGTGGCAACAGCGAAGGATCTCAGTTCTTCCGCAGCATCGCGATGCATATCGCTGCGATGAGCCCAACTGCAATGTCGCCGGATGAGTTCGACATCGAAGAAGTCAAGAAAGCCACCGAAGCGTTGATCGGCCAGATCACTGTTGAAAACGAAGACCGCGAGCGTCTTGGCAAGCCTCTCAAGAACGTGCCTCAGTACGCCAGCCGTTTGCAGCTGACGCCTGAAGTTATGGCCAAAGTTGAAGAGGACATCAAAGAGCAACTCAAGACTGAAGGCAAGCCTGAGAAGATCTGGGACAAGATCGTACCAGGTAAAGTTGAACGCTTCATCGCCGACAACACGCTCTTCGACCAGGAACGATGCCTGATGAGTCAGTTCTTTGCGTTGGACGATTCGAAAACCGTTGAAGCAGCGGTCAAGGATTTCCACGACGACGCGAAAATCGTCGAATATCGCCGCGTTTCGGTTGGCTAA
- a CDS encoding ABC transporter ATP-binding protein, protein MIEAKSLVKTYGTLTAVDNLSLTIHEGETIGLLGPNGAGKTTTIGMLVGLTTPDSGEVVIHKGNNSPQIAPTGSPNNVSVRGRIGIAPQALSLYEELSAVENLRFFGSLYDLAGKALKDRVETALEIAGLEDRRNDRVSTFSGGMKRRLNIAVALIHEPEVILLDEPTVGVDPQSRNHIFERIEQMQKNGMTILYTTHYMEEAQRLCDRVAIMDHGKILAIDTVDGLLEKHGTRPVVSATLHPQSSRAGLPAEPDGDSLRFESDDPITEVSRLTQSGIRFQSLQIANSDLESVFLTLTGRQLRDRQ, encoded by the coding sequence ATGATCGAAGCCAAAAGTCTCGTCAAAACGTATGGTACGCTGACAGCGGTCGACAACCTGTCTCTCACGATCCACGAAGGCGAGACGATCGGTTTGCTGGGGCCAAACGGCGCCGGTAAGACAACGACGATCGGAATGCTGGTCGGATTAACGACGCCCGATTCTGGCGAAGTCGTGATCCACAAAGGAAACAACAGTCCGCAAATTGCTCCGACCGGTTCGCCAAACAACGTCTCGGTACGCGGTCGCATCGGAATCGCGCCGCAAGCTCTTTCGCTCTACGAAGAACTCTCTGCCGTCGAAAACCTTCGCTTCTTTGGATCGCTCTACGACCTTGCCGGAAAAGCTTTGAAAGACCGTGTAGAAACGGCGCTTGAGATCGCTGGCTTGGAAGATCGACGAAACGATCGAGTCTCGACTTTCTCCGGCGGGATGAAACGTCGACTGAATATTGCCGTCGCATTGATCCATGAACCCGAAGTCATCCTGCTGGATGAACCAACCGTCGGGGTCGATCCGCAATCGAGAAATCATATCTTCGAGCGGATCGAACAGATGCAGAAAAACGGCATGACCATTCTGTATACGACTCACTACATGGAAGAAGCCCAGCGACTTTGCGATCGCGTCGCGATCATGGATCATGGCAAAATTTTGGCAATCGACACCGTCGACGGTCTGTTGGAAAAGCACGGAACTCGGCCAGTCGTCTCTGCCACATTGCATCCACAGTCCTCACGTGCTGGTCTGCCGGCGGAACCTGATGGCGATTCGTTGCGGTTTGAATCCGACGATCCGATCACGGAAGTCAGTCGCCTGACTCAGTCCGGAATCCGTTTTCAGTCCCTGCAAATCGCGAACTCGGATCTCGAATCCGTATTTCTGACTCTGACCGGACGGCAACTCCGCGACAGACAATAG
- a CDS encoding ABC transporter permease codes for MAQIFSIAWKDLKVLSRDPLGMFFIVGFPILMGLFFGLMMGGMGSGGSSSKMKVALVDNDQTDQSKRFIELLTAKGNVEMLPGELEPSKEMVRKGKAVGVVALEEGFGERVGVFWGEPPEIQLGMDPSRGAESAMLQGYIMQTVGQMMGDRFSDPADFRSTIDSARDEAKANESINPINRQLLLGFLGTVDSMLGSMEDLQTKQEGSEQEQAMSQPGFEFANVTEIDITRQVDPKSREGQIRKITSQWDISFPQAMLWGILGCIAGFSASIAREQTTGTMTRLQVAPIAKTKILAGKALACFFAVLFVIAMMTVLGYFVGMRPGNILHLCVAAISVSICFVGIMMTLSLLGKTEQSVNGLGWMANMVMAMIGGCMIPVMFMPDFIQKISFLSPVRWAISAIEGAIWRDFTFSEMLLPCGVLIGIGAVGMVVGSAILSRRLS; via the coding sequence ATGGCACAGATCTTCAGCATCGCATGGAAAGACCTGAAAGTTCTTTCTCGCGACCCACTCGGCATGTTTTTCATCGTTGGATTTCCCATTTTGATGGGGCTTTTCTTCGGCCTGATGATGGGCGGAATGGGCTCGGGCGGTTCAAGCTCAAAGATGAAAGTTGCCCTCGTCGACAACGACCAGACAGACCAATCCAAAAGGTTCATTGAGTTGCTGACTGCCAAAGGCAATGTCGAAATGTTGCCCGGCGAACTGGAACCGTCAAAAGAGATGGTTCGCAAAGGCAAAGCCGTCGGCGTGGTCGCATTGGAAGAAGGTTTTGGCGAACGGGTCGGGGTTTTCTGGGGCGAGCCCCCGGAAATTCAACTGGGAATGGATCCGTCGCGAGGGGCCGAGTCCGCGATGCTTCAGGGCTATATCATGCAAACCGTTGGGCAGATGATGGGCGACCGCTTCTCCGATCCGGCCGATTTTCGATCAACCATCGACAGTGCTCGCGACGAGGCAAAAGCCAATGAATCGATCAACCCAATCAATCGCCAACTGCTGTTGGGCTTCCTCGGAACCGTCGATTCGATGCTGGGATCGATGGAAGATCTGCAAACCAAACAGGAGGGCAGCGAGCAAGAGCAGGCGATGAGCCAGCCCGGATTCGAGTTCGCAAACGTCACGGAAATCGACATTACTCGGCAGGTTGACCCCAAAAGCCGCGAAGGTCAGATACGCAAGATTACTTCTCAGTGGGACATCAGCTTTCCACAAGCCATGCTGTGGGGAATTCTCGGATGCATCGCGGGATTTTCCGCTTCGATCGCTCGTGAGCAAACGACGGGAACGATGACGCGTTTGCAGGTGGCGCCGATCGCCAAAACAAAGATTCTCGCTGGCAAGGCATTGGCCTGCTTCTTCGCCGTCCTGTTTGTGATCGCGATGATGACCGTGCTGGGTTATTTCGTTGGCATGCGGCCCGGAAACATTCTCCACCTATGCGTGGCTGCCATTTCGGTTTCGATTTGCTTTGTCGGAATCATGATGACGCTTAGCCTGCTGGGGAAAACGGAACAATCAGTCAACGGGTTGGGCTGGATGGCCAACATGGTGATGGCGATGATTGGCGGTTGCATGATTCCAGTCATGTTCATGCCTGACTTCATCCAGAAAATCAGCTTTCTGAGCCCTGTTCGCTGGGCGATTTCGGCGATCGAAGGAGCGATTTGGCGGGACTTCACCTTCAGTGAAATGCTTCTGCCTTGTGGAGTCCTGATTGGCATTGGAGCGGTTGGAATGGTTGTCGGTTCCGCCATCCTCAGCCGTAGGTTGTCATAA
- the pyrH gene encoding UMP kinase, whose translation MPAPKFKRILLKLSGESFSPSGERGISMDEVVHISRQVSEIQKLGCEIAVVIGGGNILRGSQFKATTEVVEEATAHYMGMLATVINGLALHDAFESMGCETRLMSAIKMDGVCEPYIRRRADRHLQKGRVVILGAGTGSPFVTTDTAAAMRGMELGCDIVMKATRVDGVYSEDPEKNPHAILYSELSFQTAVEKGLRVMDSTAISHCMEHNLPLMVFNFRKDGNIMKAVMGEKVGTLVSNDVKGAV comes from the coding sequence ATGCCCGCTCCTAAATTCAAACGCATTCTTCTGAAGCTTTCCGGTGAGAGCTTTTCACCCTCAGGCGAACGCGGGATCAGCATGGATGAGGTCGTGCACATTTCGCGTCAGGTTAGCGAAATCCAAAAACTTGGTTGCGAAATCGCAGTCGTCATCGGCGGCGGCAACATTCTTCGCGGAAGCCAGTTCAAGGCTACGACGGAAGTGGTCGAAGAAGCGACCGCGCATTACATGGGCATGTTGGCGACCGTGATCAACGGTTTGGCGCTGCATGATGCGTTCGAATCGATGGGCTGCGAAACGCGACTGATGAGCGCGATCAAGATGGACGGAGTTTGCGAGCCGTACATCCGCAGGCGTGCCGATCGGCATTTGCAAAAAGGACGCGTCGTCATTTTGGGTGCCGGAACGGGCAGTCCGTTCGTGACGACGGATACGGCCGCGGCGATGCGTGGCATGGAACTGGGTTGTGACATCGTGATGAAGGCGACTCGGGTCGACGGAGTTTACAGCGAAGATCCGGAAAAGAATCCTCACGCGATTCTGTATTCCGAGTTGAGTTTCCAAACCGCGGTCGAAAAAGGATTGCGGGTGATGGATTCGACAGCGATTTCGCACTGCATGGAACACAATCTGCCGCTGATGGTTTTCAATTTCCGCAAAGACGGAAACATCATGAAGGCTGTGATGGGCGAGAAAGTTGGAACGCTGGTCTCCAATGATGTCAAAGGTGCAGTGTAG
- a CDS encoding secretin N-terminal domain-containing protein, translated as MKVSPNQLVLVALAAVVSVSISPSAIASPFQEKSAVTQSEGLEFNWKNAPWPTVIEWFATETGFILDPVDQYPEGSFSLVSDRPLSSVEAIDEINHKLRLSNPPKTLLRNGSKLYLVDAGRELPAELVETIDVSQLDSRGKYEPLQVMFDISGLNLDDIESQVKQRVQSYNERYFETYPDTNELFVRESGENLRFIRDIISRAKMSGTPTYSDLYLKHINADLFLQQVSAIHGLDENYRNDDGTLTLIVDPTPGSQRIVIRGTPSMIRDIEQAAAIFDVEVKKVEESAEDPITLRQYLVPRDSKESFEVIDRLLFDEGNGARVIQGSETGKITVMGKAADHAIVENYLGLQESNSGGFATVQLTNGDAGDILLACQTILGITAENASDKVSMLANTDRDFIMLRGTPAQVTEAREIIAELDRNAAPVTDGLRTRRRVIKMDAGNRDRILGELPDYWPTMSRENLFDVRPPSAPESDESSLFRQRENELPPKRDQSSVIRDRLTEVAVALFPSATLRLSTAMLQTPDEPSPGDAINQKEDTYQLPEQIESIPGAPVRVWGTEFGIIIESDDLDAGDDAAFLIDQLMDVEAENAKPTVYQLRHCQASYMKSLLESMYGIGGGGGGGGAGLLGGIADNVMGDAGGGMVDALFGGGGGDAVSATLEGDVQIGIDGRLNYLWVTGATTADLALIDAAVELFDISTPPHNPETAGQIYSILVQHRDPNDMKTQIETLMAVYFSDAEASQGGGGGNEAANMMKMMQQLTKGGKGGGGGEAEEVKPRGYLSVDEKTSTLLFMGPKFIFIQVEALVAALDQPEVEEPRMMKQYDMKGANGAEMARMLQNLLGKDKIEIIGSDAEPATEGEDGAAAKKTAGNDNSAAQAAQAKQQAEARNNFIQMMRARGGNQGGGGTRGGGGGGRGGGGGGGGGRGGGGGGGGRGGR; from the coding sequence ATGAAAGTCTCACCCAATCAGCTTGTTTTGGTCGCACTCGCGGCTGTCGTTTCTGTTTCGATTTCTCCTTCAGCTATCGCCTCTCCGTTTCAGGAAAAATCAGCGGTAACGCAAAGTGAAGGACTCGAGTTTAACTGGAAAAACGCTCCGTGGCCGACCGTCATCGAATGGTTCGCCACCGAAACGGGCTTTATCCTCGATCCAGTCGACCAATATCCGGAAGGCAGCTTCAGCCTCGTAAGCGATCGTCCGCTGTCGTCCGTGGAAGCCATCGACGAAATCAACCATAAGCTTCGATTGAGCAATCCTCCGAAGACTTTGCTTCGAAACGGAAGCAAACTCTATCTGGTCGATGCCGGTCGCGAACTACCTGCTGAACTGGTCGAGACGATTGACGTTTCCCAGCTGGACAGCCGCGGAAAGTACGAACCGCTTCAAGTGATGTTCGATATCTCCGGCCTGAACCTGGACGATATCGAAAGCCAGGTGAAGCAGCGTGTTCAGTCGTATAACGAACGTTACTTTGAAACTTACCCCGATACGAATGAATTGTTTGTCCGCGAATCCGGTGAGAACCTGCGGTTTATCCGGGACATTATTAGTCGCGCCAAAATGAGTGGCACGCCGACTTACTCGGATCTGTATTTGAAACACATCAACGCTGACCTGTTCCTGCAACAGGTTAGCGCCATCCATGGCCTGGACGAAAACTATCGCAACGACGACGGTACTTTGACTCTGATCGTTGATCCGACTCCAGGTTCTCAACGAATCGTCATTCGCGGAACGCCGTCCATGATTCGCGATATCGAACAGGCGGCCGCAATCTTTGACGTTGAAGTCAAAAAGGTAGAAGAGTCGGCGGAAGATCCAATCACGCTGCGACAGTATCTGGTTCCTCGCGACAGCAAGGAATCTTTCGAGGTGATTGACCGATTGCTGTTCGACGAAGGAAACGGAGCTCGCGTCATTCAGGGATCTGAAACCGGAAAGATCACGGTGATGGGCAAAGCTGCTGATCACGCAATCGTAGAGAACTATCTTGGCTTGCAGGAATCCAACAGTGGTGGCTTCGCCACAGTGCAATTGACCAATGGGGACGCCGGCGACATTCTGCTGGCCTGTCAAACGATTCTTGGGATAACAGCCGAAAATGCGAGCGACAAAGTCAGCATGTTGGCCAACACGGATCGTGATTTCATCATGTTGCGTGGTACGCCAGCTCAGGTTACCGAAGCCAGAGAGATCATTGCGGAGCTGGATCGCAACGCGGCTCCCGTGACCGATGGTCTGCGAACACGACGACGTGTGATCAAAATGGACGCGGGAAACCGAGACCGGATTTTGGGCGAACTTCCTGACTATTGGCCAACGATGAGCCGGGAAAACCTGTTCGATGTCCGACCTCCATCGGCACCGGAATCAGACGAAAGCAGCCTTTTCCGTCAGCGTGAGAACGAGTTGCCGCCCAAGCGTGACCAGAGCTCGGTAATTCGCGATCGCCTGACTGAGGTCGCCGTTGCTTTGTTCCCGTCCGCAACACTGCGACTTTCGACCGCGATGTTGCAGACACCGGACGAACCATCGCCCGGAGACGCAATTAACCAAAAAGAAGACACTTATCAACTTCCAGAACAAATTGAATCGATTCCTGGAGCTCCGGTACGAGTCTGGGGAACCGAGTTTGGCATCATTATCGAGTCCGATGACCTGGACGCGGGCGACGATGCGGCGTTTTTGATTGACCAACTTATGGATGTGGAAGCTGAAAATGCCAAGCCTACCGTTTATCAGCTGCGGCATTGCCAAGCCAGCTACATGAAGTCGCTTCTCGAAAGCATGTACGGCATCGGTGGTGGCGGAGGAGGCGGAGGCGCTGGTTTGCTCGGCGGTATCGCTGACAACGTGATGGGAGACGCTGGCGGTGGAATGGTCGATGCACTGTTTGGCGGTGGCGGCGGTGATGCTGTTTCGGCGACGCTCGAAGGCGATGTGCAAATCGGTATCGATGGGAGACTGAACTATCTTTGGGTTACCGGCGCTACAACAGCGGATCTGGCGTTGATTGACGCGGCGGTTGAATTGTTCGACATTTCAACGCCACCTCACAATCCTGAAACGGCGGGACAAATCTACTCCATTCTGGTTCAACATCGTGACCCTAACGACATGAAGACGCAGATCGAAACACTGATGGCGGTCTACTTTTCGGATGCCGAAGCGAGTCAGGGCGGCGGTGGCGGCAATGAAGCTGCAAACATGATGAAGATGATGCAGCAGCTGACCAAGGGCGGCAAAGGCGGCGGCGGAGGCGAAGCTGAAGAAGTCAAGCCACGTGGCTATCTGTCGGTCGACGAAAAAACCAGTACTTTGTTGTTCATGGGGCCGAAGTTCATTTTCATCCAGGTCGAGGCTCTGGTCGCCGCACTTGACCAGCCGGAAGTTGAAGAGCCTCGCATGATGAAGCAGTACGACATGAAGGGCGCAAACGGTGCCGAGATGGCGAGAATGCTGCAAAACTTGCTGGGGAAAGACAAAATCGAAATCATCGGCAGCGACGCGGAACCGGCGACTGAAGGCGAAGACGGTGCCGCGGCCAAGAAGACGGCCGGCAACGACAATTCCGCAGCCCAAGCGGCTCAGGCGAAGCAGCAAGCTGAAGCCAGAAACAACTTCATCCAGATGATGCGAGCCCGTGGTGGAAACCAAGGCGGCGGCGGAACACGCGGCGGCGGAGGTGGAGGACGCGGTGGCGGCGGCGGAGGAGGAGGCGGTCGTGGTGGCGGAGGCGGCGGCGGAGGTCGTGGCGGCCGATAG